Proteins co-encoded in one Pantoea phytobeneficialis genomic window:
- a CDS encoding flavin reductase family protein has protein sequence MNPYFTSVEPEKAYRLINHGPATLVSASHDGIENVMAASWVCGLDFTPAKLTVVLDKSAYTRQLIEKSNKFIIQVPNAKQAEMVHYLGTHSKANEQDKLSHSDVECFYVEGIDQPFVSGCSAWLYCELIPLEANQRDHDLFIGEVKAAWADSRIFQDGHWLFESAGDEWRSLHYIAGKHFYKIGEVLDVE, from the coding sequence ATGAACCCCTATTTCACCTCAGTCGAGCCAGAAAAGGCTTACCGCCTGATAAATCATGGGCCTGCAACACTGGTATCCGCCAGTCATGATGGCATTGAAAACGTTATGGCGGCGTCCTGGGTTTGTGGTCTGGATTTCACCCCAGCCAAACTGACGGTGGTGCTGGATAAATCCGCCTATACCCGCCAGTTAATTGAGAAGAGCAACAAGTTTATTATTCAGGTTCCGAATGCCAAACAGGCGGAAATGGTGCACTACCTTGGAACCCATTCAAAAGCCAACGAGCAGGACAAGCTTTCTCACAGCGATGTCGAGTGTTTTTATGTTGAGGGGATTGATCAACCTTTTGTCAGCGGCTGCTCCGCCTGGTTGTATTGCGAACTGATTCCGCTGGAAGCGAATCAACGCGATCACGATCTGTTTATCGGCGAAGTCAAAGCGGCATGGGCCGATAGCCGTATTTTCCAGGATGGGCACTGGTTGTTTGAATCGGCCGGGGATGAGTGGAGAAGTTTGCATTACATCGCGGGAAAACACTTTTATAAAATTGGTGAAGTGCTGGACGTCGAGTAG
- a CDS encoding EF-hand domain-containing protein — protein MKKFLILVAGLVFMSAANAAPTAAFAQLMQNRFNAANTNHDGKLTLAEAQAGMPRVAQHFSEIDTAKKGYITFAQLSAFMAAKK, from the coding sequence ATGAAAAAGTTTCTGATTCTGGTGGCAGGTTTGGTCTTTATGAGCGCGGCCAACGCCGCACCGACCGCCGCATTCGCGCAACTGATGCAAAATCGCTTCAATGCAGCGAACACCAATCATGATGGCAAGTTAACCCTGGCTGAAGCGCAGGCCGGCATGCCCCGCGTTGCGCAGCATTTTTCTGAAATAGATACGGCGAAAAAAGGCTATATCACCTTCGCACAACTCAGCGCATTTATGGCTGCGAAAAAATAA